In Streptomyces nojiriensis, one genomic interval encodes:
- a CDS encoding isochorismatase family protein encodes MGPVTIDPYPMPTQDLVPRSVAPWSVDPDRAALLIHNMQNHLLRPFPRDHPPLVDLIGNITDLRRSARRLGLPVVFSAVPAGERPEQRGLAAEMETGPVAADRDVSITEELTPRRGEHVITNARHNAFLRSHLERILRATGRDQLILCGIFAHAGVLLTAADAFMNDIQPFVVADAVADTSAEEHALALRWTAARGAVVHTTTTLIDELEA; translated from the coding sequence GTGGGCCCTGTGACCATCGACCCCTATCCCATGCCCACCCAGGACCTCGTGCCGCGCTCCGTGGCACCGTGGTCCGTCGACCCCGACCGGGCCGCCCTGCTGATACACAACATGCAGAACCACCTGCTGCGGCCCTTCCCCCGCGATCACCCGCCCCTCGTGGACCTGATCGGCAACATCACCGACCTGCGCAGGTCCGCACGGCGGCTCGGCCTCCCGGTCGTCTTCAGCGCCGTACCGGCGGGCGAGCGCCCCGAACAGCGGGGCCTCGCGGCCGAGATGGAGACCGGACCGGTGGCGGCGGACCGCGACGTGTCCATCACCGAGGAACTGACCCCGCGCCGGGGAGAGCACGTGATCACCAATGCGCGGCACAACGCCTTCCTGCGCAGCCACCTGGAGCGCATCCTGCGCGCCACGGGCCGGGACCAGCTGATCCTGTGCGGCATCTTCGCCCACGCCGGCGTGCTGCTCACCGCGGCGGACGCGTTCATGAACGATATCCAGCCATTCGTCGTCGCCGACGCGGTGGCGGACACCTCCGCGGAGGAGCACGCGCTCGCCCTGCGCTGGACGGCCGCACGGGGCGCCGTCGTACACACCACCACGACCCTCATCGACGAGCTGGAAGCCTGA
- the argB gene encoding acetylglutamate kinase, translating to MSGRPAPRARTLIEALPRLERFQGRTVVVKFGGNAMVNEELKAAFAQDVVSLHYAGLRPVVVHGGGPQISAMLEQLALEVRFAAGLRVTTPAVMEVVRMVLAGQVQRDIVGRINRHGAFAVGMTGEDARTLSAVRRPAVVDGAEVDIGLVGDIVHVDPDTVRGLLERGRIPVISPIARGAHDDSVYNINADLAAAALAGALDAEKLVMLTDVAGLYADWPHSTEVIDRLTAGELAELLPSMTGGMVPKMEGCLRAVRSGVRMAHVLDGRVPHALVLEVFADEHTGTTVVPDGPPDGEPLAR from the coding sequence ATGAGCGGACGGCCGGCGCCGCGGGCGCGCACTCTCATCGAGGCCCTGCCGCGGCTGGAGCGGTTCCAAGGCCGCACGGTCGTGGTCAAGTTCGGCGGCAACGCCATGGTGAACGAGGAGCTCAAGGCGGCCTTCGCCCAGGACGTGGTCTCCCTGCACTACGCGGGGCTCCGGCCGGTCGTCGTGCACGGCGGCGGCCCCCAGATCAGCGCGATGCTCGAACAGCTCGCGCTGGAGGTCCGGTTCGCGGCGGGTCTGCGGGTGACGACCCCCGCGGTGATGGAAGTCGTCCGCATGGTGCTGGCCGGGCAGGTCCAACGGGACATCGTCGGACGGATCAACCGTCACGGAGCCTTCGCCGTGGGGATGACCGGCGAGGACGCCCGTACCCTGTCCGCCGTCCGGCGGCCGGCCGTGGTGGACGGCGCCGAGGTGGACATCGGCCTGGTGGGCGACATCGTGCACGTCGACCCCGACACCGTACGGGGGCTGCTGGAACGCGGCCGCATTCCCGTGATCTCCCCCATCGCCCGGGGAGCGCACGACGACAGCGTCTACAACATCAACGCGGACCTCGCGGCCGCCGCCCTCGCCGGGGCACTGGACGCCGAGAAGCTGGTGATGCTCACCGACGTCGCGGGTCTCTACGCGGACTGGCCGCACAGTACGGAGGTCATCGACCGGCTCACGGCCGGTGAACTGGCGGAACTGCTGCCCTCGATGACAGGCGGCATGGTGCCCAAGATGGAGGGCTGCCTGCGCGCGGTGCGCTCCGGGGTGCGGATGGCGCACGTACTGGACGGCAGGGTTCCGCACGCCCTGGTCCTGGAGGTCTTCGCCGACGAGCACACGGGCACCACGGTGGTGCCCGACGGTCCGCCGGACGGGGAGCCCCTCGCCCGCTGA
- a CDS encoding lysine N(6)-hydroxylase/L-ornithine N(5)-oxygenase family protein, translated as MSAPHASSTPGDALPDVRDLVGIGFGPANLALAIAIREHNGRRAPGEAIRASFIERQDGFGWHQGMLLEGATMQVSFLKDLVTMRNPGSSFSFLHYLQDRDRLADFINQKSFFPTRLEFHDYFRWCAASFSGLVDYATEAVGVRPAGPAGAAEQLDVITRPASGTGPQRATRTRNLVLGTGLRPRVPDGISTGPHIWHNRDLLHRARELTARPHRRFVVVGAGQSAAETADHLHRTFPDAEVCAVFTRYGYSPADDSPFANRIFDPAAVDEFFSAPEEVKQQLIGYHANTNYAVVDGELIEQLYRTVYQEKVAGTERLRILNATALTTVEELPDGARAVVRSLTTGETLTLDCDAVVLATGYRPTEPAELLGDLAGECLTDGQGRLRVGRDHRVETTDRVRAGIYVQGAAAEHTHGITASLLSTLAVRSGEICDSLLLRGTEREVRAALATRAAAVADGVPAQRG; from the coding sequence ATGTCCGCACCGCACGCGAGCTCCACCCCCGGGGACGCTCTCCCGGACGTCAGGGACCTGGTGGGCATCGGCTTCGGGCCGGCCAACCTGGCCCTGGCAATAGCGATCCGGGAGCACAACGGCCGACGCGCCCCCGGCGAGGCGATCCGGGCCTCGTTCATCGAGCGCCAGGACGGCTTCGGATGGCACCAGGGCATGCTCCTCGAAGGGGCCACCATGCAGGTCTCCTTCCTGAAGGACCTGGTGACGATGCGCAATCCGGGAAGCTCCTTCAGCTTCCTGCACTACCTGCAGGACCGGGACCGGCTGGCCGACTTCATCAACCAGAAGTCCTTCTTCCCCACCCGCCTCGAATTCCACGACTACTTCCGCTGGTGCGCCGCCTCCTTCAGCGGGCTCGTCGACTACGCCACCGAGGCCGTCGGGGTACGCCCGGCCGGTCCGGCCGGCGCCGCGGAGCAGCTGGACGTCATCACCCGGCCCGCGTCCGGGACCGGGCCGCAGCGCGCCACCCGCACCCGCAACCTCGTACTCGGCACCGGGCTGCGCCCCCGCGTCCCCGACGGGATCAGCACCGGTCCGCACATCTGGCACAACCGCGACCTGCTGCACCGCGCACGGGAACTGACGGCCCGTCCCCATCGCCGGTTCGTCGTCGTCGGCGCCGGACAGTCCGCCGCCGAGACCGCCGACCACCTTCACCGCACGTTCCCGGACGCCGAGGTCTGCGCCGTCTTCACCCGGTACGGGTACAGCCCCGCCGACGACAGCCCCTTCGCGAACCGGATCTTCGACCCGGCCGCGGTCGACGAGTTTTTCAGCGCCCCGGAGGAGGTCAAGCAGCAGCTCATCGGCTACCACGCCAACACCAACTACGCGGTGGTGGACGGCGAACTGATCGAGCAGCTGTACCGGACCGTCTACCAGGAGAAGGTCGCCGGCACCGAGCGGCTGCGCATCCTGAACGCGACGGCCCTGACCACGGTGGAGGAACTCCCCGACGGGGCCCGGGCCGTGGTGCGCTCCCTCACCACGGGAGAGACCCTCACCCTCGACTGCGACGCGGTGGTGCTGGCCACCGGATACCGGCCCACCGAGCCGGCCGAGCTGCTCGGCGACCTGGCCGGGGAGTGCCTCACCGACGGGCAGGGCAGGCTGCGCGTGGGCCGTGACCACCGGGTGGAGACCACCGACCGCGTCCGGGCCGGCATCTACGTCCAGGGCGCCGCCGCCGAGCACACCCACGGCATCACCGCCTCCCTGCTGTCCACGCTGGCCGTGCGCTCGGGCGAGATCTGCGACTCCCTTCTGCTGCGCGGCACCGAACGCGAGGTGCGGGCGGCATTGGCGACCAGGGCGGCGGCCGTCGCCGACGGCGTCCCCGCCCAGCGGGGCTGA
- a CDS encoding MbtH family protein, with amino-acid sequence MATNPFEDDDARYFVLVNAENQHSLWPAFAEVPAGWTVVHGEDSREGCAAYTETHWTDMRPASLVARG; translated from the coding sequence ATGGCCACCAACCCCTTCGAGGACGACGACGCGCGCTACTTCGTGCTGGTGAACGCCGAGAACCAGCACTCGCTCTGGCCCGCCTTCGCGGAGGTTCCCGCGGGGTGGACCGTCGTACACGGCGAGGACAGCCGGGAGGGCTGCGCCGCGTACACGGAGACGCACTGGACCGACATGCGGCCCGCCAGCCTGGTCGCCAGGGGCTGA
- a CDS encoding GNAT family N-acetyltransferase: MIAAATPRPPLHGTDGLPPLVRRARLRDAPALHALSLAFIRSGALRSRSIDHYLAHAGEFLLATGRGRTSVLGCLALSDEGDGVAVLYNFCVARGNQGQGLGAALLRAALADSRSRLVREVFTATATGAAFFRRHGFASAGPGRAPAAWAAALDPARGSEVLSRRL; encoded by the coding sequence GTGATTGCTGCCGCCACCCCCCGTCCCCCGCTGCACGGCACGGACGGCCTCCCGCCGCTGGTCCGCCGGGCGCGTCTGCGCGACGCCCCCGCCCTGCACGCACTCTCCCTGGCCTTCATCCGCTCCGGTGCCCTGCGCTCCCGCAGCATCGACCACTACCTGGCGCACGCCGGGGAGTTCCTCCTCGCGACCGGTCGCGGTCGCACCTCGGTCCTGGGCTGTCTCGCGCTGAGCGACGAGGGGGACGGGGTCGCCGTGCTCTACAACTTCTGCGTGGCCCGGGGGAACCAGGGCCAGGGGCTGGGCGCCGCGCTGCTGCGCGCCGCGCTCGCCGACTCCCGGAGCCGCCTCGTGCGGGAGGTGTTCACGGCGACCGCGACCGGCGCCGCCTTCTTCCGGCGGCACGGTTTCGCGTCGGCCGGCCCGGGCCGGGCGCCCGCGGCCTGGGCGGCGGCGCTGGACCCCGCACGCGGCTCGGAGGTGCTCTCCAGGAGGCTGTGA
- a CDS encoding MerR family transcriptional regulator, which yields MLIGELSRRTGVSSRLLRYYEAQGLLDAERGPNGYRDYTADSVAAVRKVRALLAAGLSTEVIRAVLPCVRGEGVRFAWCEEIRTVLDGELAAMDARIEGLRHSRAALAGYLEQP from the coding sequence ATGCTGATCGGCGAACTGTCCCGGCGCACCGGCGTCAGCTCCCGGCTGCTGCGCTACTACGAGGCGCAGGGGCTGCTCGACGCGGAGCGCGGCCCGAACGGGTACCGCGACTACACGGCGGACTCCGTGGCCGCCGTACGCAAGGTGCGTGCCCTGCTCGCGGCCGGCCTGTCCACCGAGGTGATCCGCGCGGTGCTGCCGTGCGTGCGCGGCGAGGGGGTGCGCTTCGCCTGGTGCGAGGAGATCCGGACCGTCCTCGACGGCGAACTGGCCGCCATGGACGCGCGCATCGAGGGCCTGCGGCACAGCCGCGCCGCCCTGGCCGGCTACCTGGAACAGCCCTGA
- a CDS encoding flavodoxin family protein: MSDRSFLFVLGSSRSGGNTEILARAAAEQLPAGVRQRWVDLAGTALPDFQDGRHEAEGWIPSEGEEALRLATLEATDVVIASPLYWYALSAHTKRYLDYWSGWLTAPGSDFKQRMAGRTLWGVTAMADHAEVHAEGLVTGLHHTAAYMRMRFGGVLLGNGSRPGQVRDDERATVRAKTFFAQDAPLALFP; this comes from the coding sequence ATGTCCGACCGCTCGTTCCTCTTCGTCCTCGGCAGCTCCCGTTCCGGCGGGAACACCGAGATCCTCGCGAGGGCGGCCGCCGAGCAGTTGCCCGCCGGTGTCCGGCAGCGGTGGGTCGACCTGGCCGGGACGGCGTTGCCCGACTTCCAGGACGGGCGGCACGAGGCCGAGGGCTGGATACCGTCGGAGGGCGAGGAGGCCCTGCGGCTGGCCACCCTGGAGGCGACCGACGTCGTCATCGCCTCACCCCTGTACTGGTACGCGCTCTCCGCGCACACCAAGCGCTACCTCGACTACTGGTCGGGCTGGCTCACGGCCCCCGGCTCGGACTTCAAGCAGCGGATGGCGGGCCGGACCCTGTGGGGTGTGACGGCCATGGCGGACCACGCCGAGGTCCACGCCGAGGGGCTGGTGACCGGCCTTCACCACACCGCGGCCTACATGCGGATGCGGTTCGGCGGGGTGCTGCTCGGCAACGGCTCCCGGCCGGGCCAGGTGCGCGACGACGAGCGGGCGACGGTCCGCGCCAAGACCTTCTTCGCGCAGGACGCACCCCTGGCCCTGTTCCCGTAG
- a CDS encoding DUF4232 domain-containing protein codes for MRVHQLTLAAVAVAASLSLTACQNGADGAAQSTPSASSTASAPSTASPSGGGSDQGGGKPPQGTGSGGKGTAGAGTGSDASGKVGKCRTDELAITAAERTIGGDTDGTVAVTLKNSGARDCTISGYAGIDLKTDSGSLSAQRTGQQADTAVLKKGESTYFGISYPLNTSGGSGVRVTGLVVTPPDETRSVTLAWPGAGTLPVTEGGGAPVKVGPVGSAGQGG; via the coding sequence ATGCGCGTTCACCAGCTGACCCTCGCCGCCGTGGCCGTCGCCGCGAGCCTTTCGCTCACGGCCTGCCAGAACGGCGCCGACGGCGCGGCGCAGAGCACCCCGTCGGCTTCGTCCACCGCGTCCGCCCCGTCCACCGCCTCGCCTTCGGGGGGCGGTTCGGATCAGGGCGGCGGGAAGCCCCCGCAGGGGACGGGCTCCGGCGGCAAGGGTACGGCCGGCGCCGGGACCGGCTCCGACGCGAGCGGCAAGGTCGGCAAATGCCGGACCGACGAGCTGGCGATCACCGCCGCGGAGCGCACCATCGGCGGCGACACGGACGGCACGGTCGCGGTGACCCTGAAGAACAGCGGTGCCCGGGACTGCACGATCTCCGGGTACGCGGGCATCGACCTGAAGACCGACTCGGGCTCCCTGTCCGCGCAGCGTACGGGGCAGCAGGCCGACACGGCCGTCCTCAAGAAGGGCGAGTCGACCTACTTCGGCATCAGCTACCCGCTCAACACCTCGGGCGGCTCCGGCGTCCGCGTCACGGGGCTGGTGGTGACCCCGCCGGACGAGACCAGGTCGGTCACCCTCGCCTGGCCGGGCGCAGGCACGCTGCCGGTCACGGAGGGCGGCGGCGCCCCGGTGAAGGTCGGCCCGGTGGGAAGCGCCGGCCAGGGCGGCTGA
- a CDS encoding MarR family transcriptional regulator: MEYSHDDAELVRQPIGYWSRAASDAVVTRIRAVLAGIGTTQPQAWILARIAQAEVPPTRDGVTGVLSGYAAVGIDDLDEEIDATVDRGWVTQDPDGHLELTTEGKDFHARVAATQAELWQERHRDIPDEEYVLTLKVLQRFIHNTGGRAWHH; encoded by the coding sequence ATGGAGTACTCGCACGACGATGCCGAACTGGTCCGGCAGCCCATCGGCTACTGGAGCCGGGCCGCCTCCGACGCGGTGGTCACCCGTATCAGGGCCGTCCTCGCCGGAATCGGCACCACCCAGCCGCAGGCATGGATCCTGGCCCGGATCGCACAGGCCGAGGTGCCGCCGACCCGCGACGGGGTGACCGGCGTGCTCAGCGGCTACGCGGCCGTGGGCATCGACGACCTCGACGAGGAGATCGACGCCACCGTCGACCGCGGCTGGGTCACGCAGGACCCTGACGGACACCTCGAACTCACCACCGAGGGGAAGGACTTCCACGCCCGGGTGGCCGCGACACAGGCGGAGCTGTGGCAGGAGCGGCACCGGGACATCCCGGACGAGGAGTACGTGCTCACGCTGAAGGTCCTCCAGCGGTTCATCCACAACACCGGAGGCCGGGCCTGGCACCACTGA
- a CDS encoding methyltransferase translates to MTTTLPDETLLLDTADDTACLRAAVRFVREHDSAALLPLLLPGLDGPDLQALAGHCRFAHAGVLLFPPDADGLRTRLADCELAADTPSHPSVVVRERLALRHRRDPAELDVQILRPQVHGSTGERRAVEVFALTVPPYSDLEPIAAHERTCRHEAHLAFEIEHPEPLALRGLCAILARHGARPDGGGYNPHEDGTVLYFTLPADAACDYRRLELYARGDHRDTLAAHLDRPGHDGQPAETLLRLLTGAWTTQALATFARLGLPDVMDTGTARRTEDLARLTGSHPRSLAVLLRHLAMLGAVTRCPDREEDGFRLTGLGALLRADAPGSMRPLALMYGGPFYRSFGGLDHAVRTGRPAFDHLFGENHFDHFARDPELAALFDLSMAASSRMFEPLPAHPVITAASQAPSGATVVDVAGGNGELLGRILTAHPRLHGVLLERPHAVEAARRLLDTAGCGVRCDYRVGDFADVPPGGDVYVLSRVLHDWDDDRCREILRHCVRAMPDHADLLVVERLLPVDGSPSLATAWDLHMLCNVGGRERRADHYARLFADAGLRLVGHRPLPLDAHVLHARRAGAPDPGAGRS, encoded by the coding sequence ATGACGACGACCCTCCCCGACGAAACGTTGCTCCTGGACACCGCCGACGACACCGCCTGCCTGCGCGCCGCAGTGCGGTTCGTCCGCGAGCACGACAGCGCCGCCCTGCTCCCCCTCCTCCTGCCCGGCCTCGACGGCCCGGACCTGCAGGCGCTGGCCGGGCACTGCAGGTTCGCCCACGCGGGGGTGCTGCTCTTCCCGCCGGACGCGGACGGCCTGCGGACCCGACTCGCCGACTGCGAACTGGCGGCGGACACCCCCTCCCACCCCAGCGTGGTGGTCCGCGAACGCCTCGCCCTGCGCCACCGGCGCGACCCGGCCGAGCTCGACGTGCAGATCCTGCGCCCACAGGTGCACGGCTCCACCGGCGAACGGCGCGCGGTGGAGGTGTTCGCCCTGACCGTGCCCCCGTACTCCGACCTGGAACCGATCGCCGCCCACGAACGCACCTGCCGGCACGAGGCGCACCTCGCCTTCGAGATCGAGCACCCCGAGCCGCTGGCCCTGCGCGGCCTGTGCGCGATCCTCGCCCGCCACGGCGCGCGGCCCGATGGCGGCGGCTACAACCCGCACGAGGACGGCACGGTCCTCTACTTCACCCTCCCCGCCGACGCGGCCTGCGACTACCGGCGCCTGGAGCTCTACGCACGGGGAGACCACCGGGACACCCTCGCCGCCCACCTGGACCGGCCCGGCCATGACGGACAGCCCGCCGAAACGCTCCTCCGCCTCCTCACCGGCGCGTGGACGACACAGGCGCTCGCCACGTTCGCCCGGCTGGGCCTGCCCGACGTCATGGACACCGGCACCGCCCGCCGCACCGAGGACCTCGCCCGGCTCACGGGCAGCCACCCCCGCAGTCTCGCCGTGCTCCTGCGCCACCTCGCCATGCTCGGCGCCGTCACCCGATGCCCCGACCGGGAGGAGGACGGATTCCGCCTGACCGGGCTCGGTGCCCTGCTCCGTGCGGACGCGCCCGGGTCGATGCGGCCGCTGGCCCTGATGTACGGAGGCCCGTTCTACCGCTCCTTCGGCGGCCTCGACCACGCCGTGCGGACCGGCCGGCCGGCCTTCGACCACCTCTTCGGCGAGAACCACTTCGACCACTTCGCCCGCGACCCCGAACTCGCCGCCCTCTTCGACCTGTCCATGGCCGCGAGCTCGCGGATGTTCGAGCCGCTCCCCGCCCACCCGGTCATCACCGCCGCGTCCCAGGCGCCCTCGGGCGCGACCGTCGTGGACGTCGCCGGAGGCAACGGGGAGCTCCTCGGCCGCATCCTCACCGCGCACCCGCGCCTGCACGGTGTCCTCCTCGAACGCCCGCACGCCGTCGAGGCCGCCCGCCGGCTGCTCGACACCGCGGGCTGCGGCGTGCGCTGCGACTACCGCGTCGGCGACTTCGCCGACGTGCCGCCCGGCGGCGACGTCTACGTCCTCTCCCGGGTCCTGCACGACTGGGACGACGACCGCTGCCGCGAGATCCTGCGCCACTGCGTCCGTGCGATGCCCGACCACGCGGACCTGCTCGTCGTGGAACGCCTGCTGCCCGTCGACGGTTCCCCCTCGCTGGCCACCGCCTGGGACCTGCACATGCTGTGCAACGTCGGAGGCCGCGAGCGCCGGGCCGACCATTACGCGCGCCTGTTCGCCGACGCGGGACTCCGGCTCGTGGGCCACCGGCCCCTGCCCCTGGACGCGCATGTGCTGCACGCCCGCAGGGCGGGCGCACCGGACCCCGGCGCCGGACGGAGCTGA
- a CDS encoding 4-hydroxybenzoate 3-monooxygenase encodes MTESNTSRTLRESADVVVLGAGPAGLVLGILLHTAGIDCVILERASRTHVQTRARAGFLAPTTVRILDRHGLADGLHRHGRRHGTCEFRTEDGRFRLDYGALGHGGQHHVYPQQHLVTDLLNHYLGLGGRIRFRTEALGVHDTDGTRPSVTACEPDGRSTRWTARYVAGCDGRYGAARRSLPPGSVRHHAYDHGVTWLGLLAEAPASLDAVGYAIHDHGFAGHMARTPEVTRYYLQWERGTPADAWPEQRIWDELDVRMRAAEHGPLRRGRLLERGVFDLACDVVEPLRHGPLFLAGDAASLLAPAAAKGANLAVLEAEILAEALADALTRGDTAGLDTYSDRCLEHIWRAQEFTGWMTRLLHAPPDRDQDAGSFFHAALRRSRLASLRTSRIHQDWFAENYVGV; translated from the coding sequence ATGACGGAAAGTAACACCTCACGCACGTTACGTGAATCGGCCGACGTGGTCGTCCTCGGTGCCGGCCCCGCAGGGCTCGTCCTCGGAATCCTGCTGCACACCGCCGGGATCGACTGCGTCATCCTGGAACGTGCCTCCCGCACCCATGTCCAGACCCGGGCCCGCGCCGGGTTCCTCGCCCCGACCACCGTGCGGATCCTGGACCGCCACGGCCTCGCCGACGGCCTGCACCGGCACGGCCGACGGCACGGCACCTGCGAATTCCGCACGGAGGACGGCCGGTTCCGCCTCGACTACGGAGCGCTCGGCCACGGCGGGCAGCATCACGTCTACCCGCAGCAGCACCTGGTCACGGACCTCCTGAACCACTACCTCGGCCTCGGCGGACGCATCCGCTTCCGCACCGAGGCGCTCGGCGTGCACGACACCGACGGCACCCGGCCGTCCGTCACGGCCTGCGAGCCCGACGGCCGTTCCACCCGGTGGACCGCCCGTTACGTCGCCGGCTGCGACGGCCGGTACGGGGCGGCCCGCCGCTCACTGCCGCCGGGCTCCGTCCGTCACCACGCGTACGACCACGGGGTGACCTGGCTCGGCCTGCTCGCCGAGGCCCCTGCGAGTCTCGACGCCGTCGGCTACGCCATCCACGACCACGGCTTCGCCGGACACATGGCCCGCACCCCGGAAGTCACGCGCTACTACCTCCAGTGGGAGCGCGGCACGCCCGCCGACGCCTGGCCCGAGCAGCGGATCTGGGACGAGCTCGACGTCCGGATGCGCGCCGCGGAGCACGGCCCGCTACGACGGGGCAGACTCCTGGAACGCGGGGTCTTCGACCTCGCCTGCGACGTCGTCGAACCGCTGCGCCACGGCCCGCTCTTCCTGGCGGGCGACGCGGCGAGCCTGCTCGCACCGGCCGCGGCGAAGGGCGCCAACCTCGCGGTCCTGGAGGCCGAGATCCTGGCCGAAGCCCTCGCCGATGCCCTCACCCGGGGCGACACCGCAGGACTCGACACGTACTCGGACCGCTGCCTGGAGCACATCTGGCGGGCGCAGGAGTTCACCGGGTGGATGACCCGGCTCCTGCACGCGCCCCCCGACCGCGACCAGGATGCCGGATCGTTCTTCCACGCCGCCCTGCGGCGTTCCCGGCTCGCTTCGCTGCGCACCTCGCGCATCCACCAGGACTGGTTCGCCGAGAACTACGTCGGCGTGTGA